TTCTGTgtaatttgtgtaaatgtgtaatttgatTTAATCTTAACACATATGGACTGATGATACAAACTGAGTTTTTGCAAGTTAAATCTTTTCATCATTCTAGTTGGTGTCAAAAGCTACCCTCACAACTCTTGGACATGAACCGATAGCAGGGCCGTTCAGTGAAGGACCAGACCATGTGCTGAGTTCAGAGGTAACAGTTAAGAAAGGTATCCCTGGGCTCAGCTCTCACATCGGTCACAGATTTTTGACAGTGAAATtgatataaataatatatatataaaaatatgaatgattACTCTTTTAAGATGTGCAAGCTTCAACATATTAGATGTAGTATTTCAAAGTCAAGGTacagtgaaacattttcagATATTTCGCAGCATGTTGTCCATAGACTCTTTAGCTGGAAATCCAATTTCCTTATGTTTGCACTTTCCAGAAAACTGCCCCAAACCTTCCTTGTTCATACATGAATAGTTAATGCATTACTAGTCTGCTGGTCAACAATTGGCTGTCTCTACAGATGCTGCTGTCAGCCTGTGATTGGTCCCCGTTTGGGGCAAGTAAACAAGCGGCCGCTCCAATTGGTCTGTTAGTAGGTCAAGGACCCGCCCCTGCAGCTGATTGGTGGCATCCAGGCTCTCGCTCACTGTGCGCTGGACACCCAGCAGGGCCTCAGCCACGCCCACTGACCCCATCGCCCGTTCTGCTATGTGAGAGGCAATTCGGGCCACATTCTTGTTGGTCTCACACAACTCCAGGTAAAGCAGGTGGTTCTGACGGGCCAGAGAGTTGAATCCTTCTCGCACGGCCGCCGTGTGTTCCCTGTGTACTCGCAGAAGCTGCTGTTCAAACAACACTGAGTGAGGCCTGTCTGGAGGGCCTGGAGCCCAGGGGGGGCGGCAGAGACACCCTCAGCCCTGACTCAGGTTTCTTCAGGTCCTGAGACAAGATGTCCTTATTTGGCACTGTTTCCGCTTGGTTATCAAGCATAGGCCATCGATAACTTCCTCCTTTGATATGGGGTTGTGAAAACAGGAGGGTGGAGTCTGATGTGGGCTGACAAAGACCACTGTGTGTAACAGGTCTGTGAGACACATCAGCCTGTGGCTCCGTTTGCACTGATGTCATCTCCGGCACAACAGCTACAGAACAGAATATTCTTCTGATGGACAAATGAGGGAAAGTTATTAAAGAATGTACGTGACAAAACAAGCTGAAGTGGTTCAGTTCCTGAGCAGTTTCATTTAGagaacatttgtgtgtctgtaacttGGCGGTTTGTATTACATTTATTGCACTGGCTCACTGACTGTGAAAGGCATACTATGAGTGCATAGACAAAAATGTTTCTGCTGAAATAATAAGGAAactgctgttttgttctttatACTTCCCTAAAAACATCAGAACATGTCAATAACCTGAATTTACATTTCTCTACATATCTGCAGTTGAAAAATAATTGTGTACAAAGTCAGTACGAGCAGGAGGTACCGTCTAAAAGGCCTGGTTGACTTGACTCTTCCTCTTTGATCAAACTGTGACAGTTCAGCACACTGCCCTCCCTTCTCTCCACACTGGGCGTGATgagggaggatgaggaggatgaggaagatgggCTCTCCAGATGGAGGCTGCGTCTCACTTCTACCACTCTGTCCTTGGCTCTGCGGTTTAGGTCCTGCCAGCGTCTCTTGACATCGGTGATGGAACGCTGCATGCCAGACGCAGCGCTCACGCGCTCAGCAATGGTAAACCAGATCTTATACTTCTCACGCGTGGTGAGAGGTTCTCCTTGGCAGAAAAGCACGTCCTCCATTTTGGTTACCTCCGCAATTAAGACCTCCAGCTCTTTATTGGTGAACTTGTGTTTGCGAAACCTCGGCACAGCAATGGTGTCATCTGGActagaaagggagaaaaacaaacaggagaaattttcccttttttaccATATTTATgacagacatatacagacatgtATAAGAGATGTACATAGGAAAGAAACACACCTGCACTCTCCTTCATTAGCCAGTTCCTTTGACTCATCGGAGGCCTGAAGGAAAGCCCTCCGTTTAGCATACACTCTTTTTAATCTGTAACAATAAGCCTGAAAAACATAAACTGTCATTTCACATATGACAACAAATgtagaaaataaatattttaaacaaaacacatgaacacaatgCAATTATAAATACAGAATGCTGAACCTATGATGGAGTTCTCTCCCAGTCATATTCTATCCACTTACTGTGTATACTATAAATCAATTTAAGTTACCTCATTTGTTACAGTTTTCTGTTCATGACTCTTTACCTTAAGCTCTGCATGCAAAGCGGGGTGATGCTCCCGTAAATGCACAAACAGATTGGAGGTATTGCctccttttgttttcacttttctgGAACATGCCTTGCAGATTGGATACTCGTCATCAACAACCTGCCCCTGTTGATTTTTGGGAAATCCAAAGAAGCGACCCCAGATTGGAGACTTAATTCTTGCTCTAGGTGGAGGGTAGAGATCTCCAGAATATTCCATCAGGTTTTCAAGTTGAATGATTAGGTGAGCAGAGGAAATCTTAAGAAGATATCTGCTCCAGTGATCACAGAAGAAACCTCACCGAGAGAATTCTTTTAATGATTGCAAAAGTGTGATGTATGACCATTAACCTGGAAGAGAAGATCGACTTTAATGCAAACAATTCAATTTATTCGTACCAAGGCAGCGCATGGGAGACAACTATGCGTGGTGTTGTGGTAGATTATTTGCAGTCCAAATGTACGTAAAACTATTATCTAACGATTCAGGTAGTTTAGTTTGCCTCAGcaattaagggaaaaaaattatttgGGGAAGAGCGGCGCACTACGGGCAAATGAGCAGAACGTCTCGTTTTAGTGTTTGCGTATTCTGTGCAAAAATCTACAATATTTGCGGAGGGACTGTGTGAAGGCTGCTTTAAATCTCACTTGCAATACGACTCACTGAGCTAAAGAATATTAATCATGGCAGTTAATTGAATTTTCCGACAACGATTTGCTCTAAGAAATTTCTGAGAAAGATCAGTGCAACAATTTGCATTTGTAAAACCTAGCACGTGAAGTTACTTACCGCAAACTCCCCACCCTTGGATCGTGGTCGTTCCCAACAGTTAGCTCGCTTACTAACGATTCTGCACCAAGCCTCAGTCTCCGGTCACTATGGTAACGTGCGCAAATTATTATTTCTCGACAAACACCAGTCTGCGTCAAAACGagttttctcaaaaaaacaacaaaataaagaatttgctcagtaaataaatgtctatccctctctttttgcTGTCCGTTGCGTTTACTCACGTGCGAAATTGTGCAAGGTTTGGAAGAGTGTTGGGCTGGAAGTTACGCTCTTTGCGTGGGGAAATATGACGTACAGTACGTGCAAAACCTccaaattaaataaatcaaatcagtGCACAATTTAACGTATTTAGTAATGATCCACGAACCTAGTAATGCGGTGGCTCTAATCGTAAATTTCTTCACTCCAGGTCGGAGGCATTTAGTCGACTATTTGCACTTGGACATGCCCAGGGCGAGGTGATGCAAAATGTCTGTGAGAGCGTCCCTTGTAAAACAGCGTGAATTTTCTGCTCACACAAGTCTCGAGAGCAGAAGCGCCTCTATCCTGTGCGTAGGCATTTCGCTAACAGCAGGTGCTGCCAGAGAGCCTAACTCAAGGATCCTCCTGCTTCATTTCCAACGAAGAAGATGTAAGCACGCAAAAAGCTTTAGATGTTCCATCAGTTCGTTTGTACCTCACGACTGTCCTCTCCCGTTTacattctcattttcatttatttgtttcgATAGATAGACTCCAAAAACCGGACAGCATCATTTGTCCTACGtttattgtgggtttttttttcacaaaacaccCTTTTCTCAGTGCGCTTTGCTGACCCCTGCTGTAAGATTTCAGGTTCCTCCCAACATGGCTTCCACACTAAGTCATGAATGGAGGGCTATATGCGAGAAATTTCGCCATGCGCAGGATCTCTCGGAAATTGAGTCAAAAAAGGATCCAGAAACTGACCCTTATCGCTCAAAATACAATGCGAGAGAGTTACTTAAAGAAATATGCAGTTCCTTAAAGAACTTTGatgtggaggagggggaggaccAGGATAACGAGGCCGATTATCAGTCCGAACAGAATTTAGATGGATGCAAAGGGTACGGATCCAGGGTAGACCACCCCGGAGATTATGCCGCCGGGCTGAAGCTTTGCAGACTCGGGGTAATCGAGTACTACCTGGGCGTGAACCATATTGAGACTGAGGAGCTCTCAGCTGGCGAGGAGCATTTGATGAGTTGCATGAGATTGCTGGAAAAGTGTGCCATAGCGCAGGAGAGCGTGTCGCTGTTTATACAGGCCCGGGTAAAAAATCGGTCTTGCACTTAATTCGTCTATTATGTGTCAAGTTATTGTTTGACAAGCCATGATTTGGTTTAACGTTATTTAATTATTCAGCCGAGTAAGTGGTAATGACAAGATTCTTACTCTGACTTAACTGTTGTTGTCTGTGGCAGAATCAGCTCGGAATTCTGTGGGCTGGCCGAGATGAAATTGAGAAAGCTCAAGGATTTTTGGAGACAGCAGAAGCAATCTATACTCGCTATATGAAAGAGGTGAAACTGGTGTCTTTATTTTCGTTTTGGAAGTTTCTTCTCTTCATAATTTCATATCTCAGTGAGACAATATGTGATGGTGGTGGAATCTCATCAACGCGGTTAACTGTCAGCGCGTCGGGAGAGAGCTGCGGAGTGTCCGTGTTTAGGCTATAGAGAGGCTGAAACACCTGAGTGTCATAAACTTAATCTGACTTTACCCAGCGGTTTGATCAAAATTCAAGCATATATAACAGCATTCATTAGACTACATTTTAGGCGACGTTGTCCTTTAACGTCACAGTGACGCAATGCTTATTGAAATTCACATTCAGTTTGCTATAACGCAAAAACGGTACATGACAATGaaattattttcctcttttctggTTATTGTGATCAGTTAATCTGATTTGACGCAGTGGTGTTTCAATGCCAAGGTGTTTCTCTGTAAGCTTTATTATCAGTTTTAGCCTTCAATCTAGTGGatgttttttaaagttaaaaattaTGGAGTAGGTACTATAGTAGTGTGCTATCGTAGCTCACATCTGACGTAAGAGTCATTCTGCACTCATTACAGATGTAGTGTGAAGACTGTTCTGAACCATCATTGATATATTGTAGTTAATGTAGTATGAATATGTCTTGCTCTGTGTCACAGGATGGACACCCACCTATGGATCTGGTGGAGTTCTTTGTGTCAGAGGAGGACATGTTACCCCAACAGGAGAGGACAAAGAGGTGAGCAGTGGGTCCTGCTGACACAGTGACCTAACTGAATATGGCatcagtcagtgtctgtattCTCATTTTGTACACATCCCTCTAGAACAGGgttgggcaaatccagtcctggagggccggtgtcctgccgttttttgttttcacctcttagctacctgttgattttcaccttgaaaacaggtgtgcacgctctccagccaatcacagattgtatttagttggtcaacaagaaaaacagcaggaccatggccctccaggaccagatttgcccacccctgctctagaaTATTCTTCCCTGCTCATTCTAGCCACACAGTCTCCTGTATAACTGAgctctttttcctctgacagGTTTGAAATGGCTTATACCCATACACTCTACTACCTGGCTCAGGTTTACAAGAACCTTAAGCAGTTTGAGAGAGCGGCACAGTACTGCCACAGTACACTGCAGAGACAACTCAAATTCAAACCACTTTGATCCTCTTGAGTGAGGGCAATTAATGCAGCTACTCTGTCCCAGTATTACATCACAAGGTACGTCACAAATTACATCACAAAGTCTACTGTAAAATCAGCGCTTTCTCTTAGCCCAGTTTTTCATATGcttctttcactgtctgtctgtttacaaaGTTTAGGATCATAAATGCCTTGGTTGCATTTTTGACATTCTGGTTAAGGTCTCAcatggtctgtgtgtattaatCTGAATGATGCCTTTAAGCAAATGTATTTCACAGAATGCAGTTTATTTTTTCCAGTGAACTGCAGCCCTTTTTATATGAATACACTTCATATATGAACATTCTTGTATAGTTAATGAaccattcagtgttttttcggtttcttttgtttttctttcttttggccGTGATCATTGCAAAGGTGAAGGATTATAGACCTTAGATGTAGGTGTTTCATTGATCTGCATTGATCCTTACTTAGCGTTCATTGCCATTTTCATGCTGATTTGGAGTTGTATTACGCTGCGATCTGCCTGTTGGTCCACAAGTTAACTGTTTGATTCTTTCCACTCGCCAGTCACATCCTCTAAGTAAGACACTGTTTTCACTTGATTTTATCCCATTTTGTCCCACCATTCTCAGTGAACCCTACATACTGTTATGAGTGAAAACGCCAGCAGTTATGTATCTTGGTTATACGATTTTGGAgagttctgtttctcttttcaccCTTAACACTCTTATCATCCCACCCAGTGGAACTGGGGCAGAATAATTAAAGTGTGTCAGGTTGGTGctgattttgtgtgtaaaaGCTCTTAGAGCCCACAGTGaggagtgtgtagtgtgttcacttactaacacacactgttggAGGAGTGGGAATGTCAATGTCTAAAAGAAATATGTTAAGTTATCTTTCAAAATattctcctccacagagagTTACCCTCAtggtaaatgaatgaaaacatctttAGTGACATTCCTTATGTGTCCTTCATGTGATAGAATGCACAGAGTCTCAAAATGATCATATTTAAAATAAGAAGCTAGGCATCCATAGTGATTTCATAGATCCTTTTATTCTTGTGACTCCCTGTTCACCCACTTTCCTTTAAATCCTACATCGCAGTTGTATTTTAgcttgtttggttgtttgtttggttgtttgtttgtttgacagatgCGGTATATGGAGGGGCGGCATTGTCTGGCTGCAGCCAGTGTGATTGCTGGCTTGGCAGGAGAGGTTCCGTCTGAAGCTGCTGCCAGGGAATGTGAGTATGATTTTCCACTGTGGCCTTTTTAGAGATGCTTTAAGACATTTATGTCTTATTCTGTGATTGTCTATTTCCTTTTCCATGCGGTATTACTTagcatgtttcatttttaatactttCCTCAAATAACAAATTTTTGACCatgggttgtgtgtgtaatgaataaacagtgtccacgtgtgtgtctgttgaaaGGCGAGGTGGAGTGCGTAGAAGCCTGTGAACAGTTGCGGCAGAAACGAGCTGAGATTGCTCGCTGCTGGATCAAATACTGCCTTAATCTCTTACAAGACGCCAAAAAACGCCTTGAGGTAATTCACGTGTCATGAGTGACATTAATAGTGAcatgactgtttttctctgacagaatTCTTATTGCATCCTCTTCCATTTTCATTAAGCAAGTAATTGCATGAGACTGAAATTACATTCTTCAGTATTTCAAACTAGATGTGAATGAactgtgtgttgtctctctTGTGCACAGGACAACATCGGTGAGCTGGACCTGGATCGGCGGGACGAGCTGAAGAGAGCTCAgcgtgaggaggaggaagagaaggaaagagggaggaagagcgCAGTTCTTTTTGACTCCTGCGATACGTTTGACTTGATCTGTGCCCTGGAGGAGAAGGTCAGCTGTGCCTTTCCGTTGGACTTTGAGGAAGCACGTGCCATCTTCCTGGTGGGCCAGGGCTATGTGACTCAGGCCAAGGAATACTTTGAGATGGATGGTCATGTGACCGACCACATCGAGATCGTGCAGGACCACAGCGCTCTGTTCAAAGTCCTGTCTTTTTTCGAAGAGGACCTGGAGCGCCGCTGCAAGATGCACAAACGGCGTTGTGGACATGCTGGAGCCCATCCTGTAAGGACCTTAATGCCCAGTACTACCTGCTCATCTGCCGACAGCTCCAGTTTGAGCTTGGCTGAGACTTACTACGAGATGATGGATCTGAAACTGCGCCGTTGCCAACAAGCAGGATGAGCTGGACATGCACACCATTAAGAAGTTCAACCACTTGTGCTCTTCATCAATCAAGTACTACCAGATGTTTCTGGACTCCGTCCGCTCACCCGAAGGTAAATTTCCTGAGAAACTGGAGGACGATCTTCTGAGACCAGCGCTGGTGGCTAAGTTCCGTGTTGCTCGTCTTCAGTCCAAGCTCATCTCCTCCTGCTTGGCGACCCAGCTGGAGAACCTCAGCCGATCACTGGAGGCCTATAAGTTTGTGGTGGAGTATTGTGAGGAGCACCCGGAGGCTAAGAAGGTTGTGGAGACTGAGCTGGAGCTGAGTGAGGAGATGATCTCCTTATACCCCTGAAAATCAACCGAATTAGATCCAAAATGGCTTCCGCTAACTGACAAGAGAGGAAGTCATTCAACGTGGCTTGTCTAGctctgtctgattgtgtgtgacttttCACTCACTGATTCCCTGTTTGAGCTTGAATCTGTTTGTGGGCGATATACTGACCCTGGATCAGATGTTTAAGAAGAGTTGTGTTCTTTGAAAAGTAAACGTCAGCTTAGCCTAGCCTGGGATATGGTGCAGCTAATGCATTCAAagctttaaataaacacaaatgaattcGCTAAAAATCGCATGGCCTACACCATGACTGAAATTATGCCTTTGTTTCCAATGCTAATGCTGTTCTCCCTGTCAAGCTGGTGATGAAATTGTATTTTATGTATGTAGAAACATTAGAATGAAGTATTATTAATGTTTATAACACAACCATAATTATACCTGTTTacctgcaataaaaaaaagttcaaccTTTAACTTTTTAGAACTTTTCTTGTCTCTAAGGATTCACTGGCCAAAAAAGTGGAATGAGACGAGGGCATGCTGATGATTTATATTCCAAAACCACAGCGGTTTATTAATGTACACTTCAGATCACCTTTCTTTAAAAGCTCTCTCAAACCTTCAGTTTATacattaatgaataaaaaccttGCCGATGATGTGCTACAGACTGGTTTTTAATGCACTTAGTGAAGGAACTGCTGAGAGTAATGACAGAATTAACCAATTGGTTTTCTTAGGTGGTGTTACATAAGTGGACAGATGGGGGCGCTGTAAGTCATCTCAGTGAAGACAGTCAGACTTGGTGCAATGTCTGGCATGGGCCATGAAAACGTTTTGTAACGcacactgactgaaaatgacTCAAGTGTTTAGCAGAGCACTTGACTCAGGGTCATAGACAACATGTGTCTCATCTTCTTATGATGAATTTAGGAGATGTGACTGGAGTGCTTATCTAGATGGGCCGTTTCTGTGGAAAGTACCAGAGTTCCTGTGAAAGCAAGTAATCTCTCCCTGTGGTTTTGTTTCATCAGTGCTGTGGCCAGAGTGTGTGTCATGAGATCATTATTAATATTTGAAGGTTGATCAAACTCATCAGATTTCACTCTATTGAGTAGCCTTTTCAGTAGGAAtattcttttgtttcatttcgAGAACTGTCACTTTCAGAGTAAAAAACTTCCCAAATTTTCTCACATCTTGATGGTAAGGGAAAGAAACGGGATTGGTCATCATCGTCCTCCTCCAGTGACACCCATCAATAATCCAGTATCAATGAGTTTTGACAGTAAAACTGTGGATATACGACGTGTGGATTTAACGACAAATATTGGTCATGGGAAAGATCCACTGGCACACATAAATAGCTGTGACTTAGCACTTACTCTGTAAAATGAAGAAGTGTTCCATTTAGTTTATTGTTTGTCTCAACTTTTTAgttgtcatatttttttgtgtgctaCTATAGAAAACATCACCTTTACATGTTATATGTATATGAAAAAGTGTCATATTGTACAAAAgttatctctctctgactggtcCGACTGGTCTGGTCCAGACTGGTCTCCTGTGGGCCAATCTGCGGAGACCTCTCCACACAAAGATGGTGAAATTCTTACAGGACAGTTAAGCCACAAATAACAGCCTAATATGATTACATCCAGCTTCCCTCTTTAAAGATTTCAGCAATACACTTTGCCACCTGACTCTGACTGAAACTGTCGAGATGACAAGGTGTCAAGAATTGCCATGAATGTTTTTGATCATCCTCTAATAGCGCCGTCATTCATTTCTCATCGTTCAATCAATCCACCTGGTTTACAGTAATTATCATTTGTTGGCATATGACAATGTCATCTATGTTACCCATTAAAGTGTAAGGCTTCCACGAATGATGCCAAGAATCCAGAAATGCAAGCAGAAATCCCTCTACACACAGAGCGAGGAACACAAGGCCAAGTCTGTGTTCCCTGAACCCTCCTGAAGTGTCAGATACATCATGGTGTTAGTACATAAAGACTTCATGAGCTGTAACTGAGGCTAGGAGGGATTCCTCATGAACTGCTAGAGCTTTATTGAGTCAGTTGTGCTTTACTATCTCAGCAGTCATTGATATACTTCTGGTGTCTAGCTTAAGGAGGTGAATATGGTATATTTTCACGTGACTGGTCATCCGGTCATCCTTCCACACTGGTCTGATTGTGAGCTTTTCTACCAGTTGTTTGAACTTGGGGCAGCGTAGAAAAATAGTCTGATACTTTAACTACAGagatgcatacatatatattatatattatatagcTATCTATAACAGCCATAATGTGAAGGGAGTATCATACCACAGGGCCTCAGACTTTGCACAGAGGACTAGGgataaaatgtgttaaataacCAGTATTTTCTGTGCGATATCTCTGTCTCCCAGTATAGCAGAGACGATGGCCCAGCTGGTGTTTATGAGAGTCTTCTCAGTGTAATTTACAGAGGCAATGGTAGTCTCTAATTTCGTGTGGCGGAGTTCCCACTGCTGAGAGGTTTATTCTCGCTGACGGTGATTTTGGGCTTGACAGACACATTACATACAGATCCTCAAGAGCACAAACACCAACAGAAtctaacaaaaacacacaacccttCTTCCCTCACTCAGACCCCACTTCAGCACTCCAGGTCTGACTCCAAACCACATGGACGTCTCATCGCCTTCCAGACGGGTTTCTCCAATCTGCTTAGAAATGCTGCCAATCAAGTGTGTCTGCAGTGAAAGTACTACTCACCCAATACAGAAGGTATCAGCATATTCCAATTATGCTGCAAACAGTGgaatgttccaaaaaaaaagaagagagtcaAAATAGGTTTCAAATTTGGAGCGGTCCAAGCACTACGTCCTCCCGAATGAGTCAGTTTTTCACAGTACGCTGACCTGTGGGTAATGTTTAACAGTACACCGACCTATGGGTAATGTTTAACAGTACACCGACCTATGGGTAATGTTTAACAGTACACCAACCTATGGGTAATGTTTAACAGTACACTGACCTATTAGTAATGTTTAATAGTACACCGACCTATGGGTAATGTTTAACAGTACACTGACCTATTAGTAATGTTTAATAGTACACCGACCTATGGGTAATGTTTAACAGTACACCAACCTATGGGTAATGTTTAACAGTACACCGACCTATTAGTAATGTTTAATAGTACACCGACCTATGGGTAATGTTTAACAGTACACTGACCTATTAGTAATGTTTAACAGTACACCAACCTATGGGTAATGTTTAACAGTACACTGACCTATTAGTAATGTTTAATAGTACACTGAGCTATGGGTAATGTTTAAGAGTACTGACCTATTAGTAATGTTTAATAGTACACTGAGCTATGGGTAATGTTTAACAGTTAGTCTGAGACATGATGGAGGCATAGTGAGCCATGAAGCTACAGTTGCTGATGTATTAACAGTGTCTGAGTGGCAATACGTGCTTGCTTCATAAAGGACAGGAAATTTCACCAAAAACACTCTTGCTTGTGGGTGAATATGAGCACTGGACTGTGTGCCATGGAAGTATGTCTGATGCAAGTAGTATTACAGAGAAACTGCAGACACTTGTATAACAGACCATTGGCCTCTGTTCACattattttgtgttgtctttaaaTACTCTGTACCCTCTACAAATAGTATCAACAACAGACCATGCTAACAAATGGCAATTCATATTTGCCTTCTATTTCTCTTTAATTTTACTGAGAACCCAGTACAAATGCTTTaacaaacatacagatattTTTTGGTCTAATCTGAATGTATTTTGTATCTTGCCATTTCACATTGCATCGTCTGTGTGCCATAGGGAGATATGAATATTCATTTCCGCCACATGACTGTTCTAGGAATTTCATTGGCATGAAGCCTCTCTGTTTCAACCAGTGCGCTgtcaacatttttaatttttgagtAAAATGATAAAAGGTACATGAATGCTGATAAAAAGAATTAACATCTGTGGGCTACCTTTATGgacacacagtctttttttaGCCTAACACTGATCTTAGAAACTTTTTGTGTACTCTAAATGTCAACATAAGAAGTTTTCAGAATAA
This sequence is a window from Chanos chanos chromosome 4, fChaCha1.1, whole genome shotgun sequence. Protein-coding genes within it:
- the kifbp gene encoding LOW QUALITY PROTEIN: KIF-binding protein (The sequence of the model RefSeq protein was modified relative to this genomic sequence to represent the inferred CDS: inserted 1 base in 1 codon; deleted 4 bases in 4 codons; substituted 2 bases at 2 genomic stop codons), which codes for MASTLSHEWRAICEKFRHAQDLSEIESKKDPETDPYRSKYNARELLKEICSSLKNFDVEEGEDQDNEADYQSEQNLDGCKGYGSRVDHPGDYAAGLKLCRLGVIEYYLGVNHIETEELSAGEEHLMSCMRLLEKCAIAQESVSLFIQARNQLGILWAGRDEIEKAQGFLETAEAIYTRYMKEDGHPPMDLVEFFVSEEDMLPQQERTKRFEMAYTHTLYYLAQVYKNLKQFERAAQYCHSTLQRQLKFKPLXSSXVRAINAATLSQYYITRYMRYMEGRHCLAAASVIAGLAGEVPSEAAARECEVECVEACEQLRQKRAEIARCWIKYCLNLLQDAKKRLEDNIGELDLDRRDELKRAQREEEEEKERGRKSAVLFDSCDTFDLICALEEKVSCAFPLDFEEARAIFLVGQGYVTQAKEYFEMDGHVTDHIEIVQDHSALFKVLSFFEEDLERRCKMHKRRVDMLEPICKDLNAQYYLLICRQLQFELAETYYEMMDLKLAVANKQDELDMHTIKKFNHLCSSSIKYYQMFLDSVRSPEGKFPEKLEDDLLRPALVAKFRVARLQSKLISSCLATQLENLSRSLEAYKFVVEYCEEHPEAKKVVETELELSEEMIXLIPLKINRIRSKMASAN